In a single window of the Porites lutea chromosome 14, jaPorLute2.1, whole genome shotgun sequence genome:
- the LOC140924896 gene encoding LOW QUALITY PROTEIN: tensin-4-like (The sequence of the model RefSeq protein was modified relative to this genomic sequence to represent the inferred CDS: substituted 1 base at 1 genomic stop codon), translating into MAFSVVVNYLSGEDKTQSADTEDGQSWPKDAVGSLMYLRQCDVETLTRANTIQRTVXRLSTEDAAKKFTTVSFKVSPQGMTVTDNERKVFFRQHFHMKYILYCGIDPSDKRWDLKTPTYCGKSKSFGLVLRKTGGVHNECHLFGEISKDWPSSIFVNILNRSMTSST; encoded by the exons atggcattttctgtagtggtcaatt ATCTCTCAGGAGAAGATAAAACCCAGTCTGCTGACACTGAGGACGGTCAGTCGTGGCCAAAGGATGCAG TTGGTTCGCTAATGTATCTGAGGCAGTGTGATGTTGAGACGCTGACAAGAGCAAACACTATACAACGCACCGTTTAGCGCTTGTCAACAGAGGATGCTGCTAAGAAATTCACCACTGTAAGCTTCAAGGTTTCACCTCAGGGAATGACGGTGACGGACAATGAACGAAA AGTGTTCTTTAGACAGCATTTCCACATGAAGTATATTCTTTACTGCGGCATAGACCCTAGCGACAAGAG aTGGGACTTGAAAACACCAACCTACTGCGGGAAATCAAA ATCATTTGGTCTCGTTTTACGAAAAACAGGAGGAGTACACAATGAATGCCATCTATTTGGAGAAATTTCCAAGGACTGGCCATCCAGTATCTTTGTTAATATACTAAACAGATCCATGACGTCATCAACGTAA
- the LOC140924505 gene encoding uncharacterized protein — protein sequence MQATKRKRDVTEDSDKEESKILKSSEDTTSRSEGSDGNTTRLTTALPSSSKNTASNTKNQKTTSKKKRKKKRKRERKDRTPKECIRDPPELNKILPSLPDIKAKNRKHTDLPVDVLLLTVKNCEFLACYSELKNPYRCYFDDLGYVYFSDVSESQEEVKVALLRCDKTGPGGSLVSVKNAATVLRPKAVISVGACSGLHPEKCKLGDVVVSAKLTTYAYKVVTNNQEQSTGMRSYVSKRFLNVIKNCADGWQAPLKNLADAEQVKVYTSAEVLTGPEQVISGQRRDQLAETNPQAIAIENEGEGVFTAAFDCQIEWLIVKGIADFADGFQLHLESWSSCASLMAASLVSYILSDPCVFHSWPHYQGPQPHELITHYDENRTKPPSTAPLSLQHPSEPQQQEYDDNPTIKQPSTASSSNASLDSSFNRTQTNEETLVAPSIKRMKRHVREVTERPYKDLKSPFDDPGEGRDLKLDEIFTNLIVYKGRAKYDFSGDRGEQLKEYHKANENLRPTRPGDIFDGEKQKILVVGRPGIGKTMFSTKILRDWASDNLLNKTQKSQIDFAFLIKLRMFNSTDKELNLRELLDHSEYSTALSEDAWNYICHNPDRVLIIFDGFDEYSRKTEINKDDVQHRNNKEDRMPIHFLLQKIVSGNFLTRSTVLMTTRPNAVSCIRSLYFDKTVEILGFTTEQVEDYVEKFTEGDGQKAETIKQHILNNLNILAFCYVPVNCFIICSCLFQLLCKSTSPGLLPTTLTKIYSIAVKYFYFRHGHSKEVNNAENNFLDPFKKLSSSVQDEFTRLGEIAFNGIKKGKLIFESAEVNNLASNGLFHRLPDTKDNPLAERREQYCFMHLTIQEFLAAKYLVDTYSSQDVQKFVSDHIQDGAWKVVMQFVAGLLAEKEGQSTDIFSDLLPSETVTKEVKIKMNKYLEERTVTLTWPAPKDRFLVVTLFNCMYENKASDREVQRKLAKIGCNALRFSSCNLSPLDCLALVHALKSVEGILDFDVSFNNLQSLGCIEIAKLLPGNQHNQGFCELKRLNLAGNNITDEGVKHLATALTHTNCKLNSLNLNINHITDDGVKHLATALSHINYNCKLKSLNLNINHITDVGVKHLCTALTRTNCKLNRLYLASNETTLQGENRLNSLNIDCEVDI from the exons ATGCAAGCAACAAAGAGGAAGAGAGATGTGACTGAAGACTCAGACAAAGAAG AATCCAAGATATTAAAATCTTCAGAGGATACAACTAGCAGATCAGAGGGCAGTGATGGTAACACTACCCGGCTTACGACTGCTCTCCCGTCTAGTTCAAAGAATACTGCAAGTAACACAAAGAACCAAAAAACCACAtcgaagaaaaagagaaaaaagaaaagaaagagagaaagaaaggacAGGACTCCAAAAGAGTGCATTAGGGACCCTCCAGAGCTTAATAAAATTCTCCCATCCTTGCCTGACATTAaggcaaaaaatagaaaacatactGATCTTCCTGTTGATGTTTTGTTACTGACAGTGAAGAATTGTGagtttttagcttgttacagtGAGCTGAAAAACCCCTATCGATGTTATTTTGACGATCTTGGTTACGTGTACTTTTCTGATGTGAGTGAAAGTCAAGAGGAAGTTAAAGTTGCATTGTTAAGATGTGATAAAACTGGTCCTGGCGGTTCTCTCGTCTCTGTAAAGAATGCTGCCACTGTGCTAAGACCTAAAGCAGTTATATCTGTTGGTGCATGTAGTGGTCTTCATCCTGAGAAATGCAAGTTGGGAGATGTTGTTGTTTCTGCCAAATTAACAACATATGCATATAAAGTGGTGACCAATAACCAAGAACAGTCGACTGGCATGAGGAGTTACGTGAGCAAACGCTTCCTGAATGTCATTAAGAATTGTGCTGATGGCTGGCAAGCACCATTGAAGAACCTGGCTGATGCTGAACAAGTTAAAGTTTATACTTCTGCTGAGGTTCTGACTGGACCAGAACAAGTCATTTCTGGGCAGCGACGTGATCAACTTGCTGAAACCAATCCTCAAGCAATTgcaattgaaaatgaaggagaAG GAGTATTTACAGCAGCATTTGATTGTCAAATTGAGTggttaattgtgaaaggaatagcTGACTTTGCAGATGGTTTTCAGTTACATTTAGAGAGTTGGTCTTCCTGTGCCAGTTTGATGGCAGCATCTCTTGTTTCATACATTTTGAGTGATCCTTGTGTTTTCCACTCATGGCCTCATTATCAAG GACCGCAACCGCATGAGTTAATCACCCACTATGATGAAAATCGCACTAAACCACCATCTACTGCTCCATTGAGCCTCCAACACCCGTCAGAACCGCAGCAACAAGAATATGATGACAATCCAACCATAAAGCAACCATCAACCGCTTCATCCAGCAACGCTTCACTTGATTCGTCATTCAACCGCACACAGACAAATGAAGAAACATTAGTAGCTCCTTCCATTAAACGAATGAAGAGACATGTCCGAGAAGTCACTGAACGACCTTACAAAGATCTTAAATCACCTTTTGATGATCCAGGCGAAGGAAGAGATCTAAAACTTGACGAAATCTTCACCAACTTGATTGTTTATAAGGGGAGAGCTAAGTATGACTTTTCTGGAGACAGAGGGGAACAACTTAAAGAGTACCACAAAGCCAATGAAAATTTGCGACCAACACGGCCAGGAGATATTTTCGATGGTGAAAAGCAAAAGATTCTTGTTGTCGGTCGTCCTGGAATTGGAAAAACCATGTTTAGCACAAAAATTCTCCGTGACTGGGCGTCCGATAATTTGttgaacaaaacacaaaaatcacAAATAGATTTCGCTTTTCTCATTAAGCTGAGGATGTTTAACTCTACCGACAAAGAACTCAATCTTCGCGAGCTTCTGGATCACTCAGAGTATTCAACAGCTCTTTCCGAAGATGCCTGGAACTACATCTGTCACAACCCAGACCGAGTACTGATAATTTTTGATGGATTTGATGAATATTCTAGGAAGACTGAAATCAATAAAGATGACGTCCAGCACAGAAACAATAAAGAAGACAGGATGCCTATCCATTTCCTGCTACAGAAAATAGTATCCGGAAATTTTCTTACCCGTTCGACAGTCTTAATGACTACAAGACCCAATGCCGTGTCATGTATTAGAAGTCTTTACTTCGACAAAACAGTTGAAATTCTGGGATTTACAACTGAGCAAGTGGAAGATTATGTGGAAAAGTTCACAGAAGGCGATGGCCAAAAAGCAGAAACCATAAAACAGCACATCCTCAATAACTTAAACATTCTTGCCTTTTGCTACGTTCCCGTGAATTGTTTCATCATTTGTTCCTGCTTGTTTCAACTTCTTTgcaaatccactagccctggccTACTTCCCACAACACTAACTAAAATATACTCCATCGCTGTCAAGTACTTTTACTTTCGTCACGGCCACTCTAAAGAAGTAAACAACGCTGAAAACAATTTTCTTGACCCATTTAAGAAACTGTCTTCCTCTGTGCAAGACGAGTTCACACGCCTTGGAGAAATTGCTTTTAATGGAATTAAGAAaggaaaactgatttttgaatCAGCTGAAGTCAACAACCTAGCGAGTAATGGCCTGTTTCACCGTTTACCTGACACTAAAGACAATCCTTTAGCAGAGAGAAGAGAACAATACTGTTTTATGCACCTGACGATACAGGAGTTCTTGGCGGCGAAGTATTTGGTGGACACGTACAGTTCCCAAGACGTGCAGAAGTTTGTTTCCGATCACATCCAAGATGGCGCGTGGAAGGTTGTGATGCAGTTTGTGGCTGGACTGCTGGCTGAAAAAGAAGGACAATCAACAGATATTTTCAGCGACCTTCTTCCCTCAGAAACTGTTACTAAAGAAGTTAAAATCAAGATGAATAAATATTTAGAGGAACGAACTGTAACACTGACTTGGCCAGCTCCTAAAGACAGGTTTTTAGTGGTGACGCTATTCAATTGCATGTATGAGAACAAAGCCTCTGATCGAGAAGTTCAAAGGAAACTGGCGAAAATTGGTTGTAATGCGCTTCGTTTTAGTTCGTGTAACCTGTCACCTCTCGACTGTTTAGCATTAGTGCATGCACTTAAATCTGTTGAAGGAATTTTGGATTTTGATGTAAGCTTCAACAACCTTCAGTCGCTAGGATGTATTGAGATTGCGAAGTTGTTACCTGGCAACCAACACAATCAGGGTTTTTGCGAACTAAAAAGATTAAACCTCGCGGGTAACAACATAACTGATGAAGGAGTTAAACATTTAGCTACAGCACTCACACACACTAACtgcaaactaaacagcttaaacCTCAATATTAACCACATAACTGATGACGGAGTTAAACATTTAGCTACAGCACTCTCACACATTAATTATAACTGCAAACTAAAGAGCTTAAACCTCAATATTAACCACATAACGGATGTAGGGGTTAAACATTTATGTACAGCACTCACACGTACTAACTGCAAACTAAACAGATTATACCTCGCGTCTAATGAAACAACCCTACAAGGTGAAAATCGTTTAAACTCATTGAACATAGACTGTGAAGTAGATATCTAA
- the LOC140924080 gene encoding uncharacterized protein produces MASEKQDITCFVHNVSPVKKSGPTSYFNCHLQTEKDLIGSVCFATEKKETLDAMAAQRSPVKISNFNISNKYGRSDVVINRNTTITSTTADFPYKAQDDVTSIASLSKVAPQQLVSIKGKISHLSATKTIVIQDSPVKKQEGYIVDPSGYIKVIFWGEHVDSVTPQSTYFFNNLRMKVSQNQRYLNTPKQDNLYTIKDAEPFKQTLPEVSDISTTTETIGEILGISSVTKYNCCCSCSKKVTIKGKIAVCDNCKVTQKATSCSVKWTLKIHIQNSKQPLQKLQLQVYQEAVPKLFSICHLIANETTEEEITEAVLNLDTVKVCFDTQTRKLVDIEKIAI; encoded by the exons ATGGCTTCAG AAAAACAAGACATAACTTGCTTTGTGCATAATGTCTCACCagtaaaaaaatctggaccaacAAGCTACTTTAACTGCCACCTTCAGACAGAGAAAGATCTCATTGGCAGTGTATGCTTTGCAACTGAAAAGAAGGAAACTCTTGATGCAATGGCCGCACAAAGATCACcggttaaaatttcaaattttaacatcAGCAATAAGTATGGACGAAGTGATGTAGTAATAAACAGGAACACAACCATCACTTCAACAACAGCTGATTTTCCATACAAAGCACAAGATGATGTCACATCAATTGCATCCTTGTCAAAAGTAGCACCACAACAGCTAGTGTCAATAAAAGGAAAGATATCACATCTAAGTGCGACCAAAACTATAGTCATCCAAGATTCTCCTGTCAAAAAACAGGAAGGCTATATAGTTGATCCATCTGGTTACATAAAAGTTATTTTCTGGGGTGAGCATGTTGACAGCGTCACACCACAGTCCACCTATTTCTTCAACAACTTGAGAATGAAAGTATCTCAGAATCAAAGATACTTGAACACACCAAAACAAGATAATTTATACACCATCAAGGACGCTGAACCCTTCAAACAAACATTACCTGAAGTCAGTGACAtctcaacaacaacagaaaccaTTGGAGAAATACTAGGAATAAGCAGTGTCACCAAATACAACTGTTGTTGTTCATgttcaaaaaaagttacaatcaaGGGAAAAATTGCAGTCTGCGATAACTGCAAAGTAACACAAAAGGCAACCAGCTGCAGTGTAAAGTGGACACTCAAGATCCATATCCAAAACTCCAAACAACCACTGCAGAAGCTTCAGCTACAGGTTTATCAAGAAGCAGTGCCAAAGTTGTTTTCAATTTGTCACTTAATTGCAAATGAAACAACAGAGGAGGAAATCACAGAGGCTGTCTTAAACCTAGACACAGTTAAAGTATGCTTTGACACGCAAACGCGAAAACTTGTGGACattgaaaaaattgccatttaa